One region of Euzebya rosea genomic DNA includes:
- the ybeY gene encoding rRNA maturation RNase YbeY, with protein sequence MAVFVADEQSDVPVDTDRLSSLTSFVLAEQRVSSSMEVSVMAVDTATIHELNRTHMDSDKPTDVLAFPLDAPGEATDAPSILGDVVLCPAVAEAQAAEHGKTTQAEMDLLVVHGLLHLLGHDHAEDEERRIMFGLTDRLLADFAAAGDQEGSS encoded by the coding sequence ATGGCCGTCTTCGTCGCCGACGAGCAGTCCGACGTCCCGGTCGACACCGACCGGCTCTCCAGCCTGACCAGCTTCGTGCTGGCCGAACAACGAGTGTCGTCCTCCATGGAGGTGTCGGTCATGGCGGTCGACACCGCAACCATCCACGAGCTGAACCGCACCCACATGGACAGCGACAAACCCACCGACGTGCTGGCCTTCCCGCTGGACGCCCCCGGTGAGGCGACCGACGCCCCCTCCATCCTCGGGGACGTCGTCCTGTGCCCCGCGGTCGCCGAGGCCCAGGCCGCCGAACACGGCAAGACCACCCAGGCCGAGATGGACCTGCTGGTCGTCCACGGGCTGCTGCACCTGCTCGGCCACGACCATGCCGAGGACGAGGAACGTCGCATCATGTTCGGCCTGACCGACCGGCTGCTCGCCGACTTCGCCGCCGCCGGGGACCAGGAGGGCTCGTCGTGA
- a CDS encoding hemolysin family protein, whose amino-acid sequence MTAQGWQGLAVIVLVLISGWYATARAALDRMTVARAARLVEEDRASASRVAALLEDSARSWAALTLLVVVPLVTAVAMMTAILGTWLNSVGSIAVAALVMTILGYVGMELVPRSVALRRAEDVACRMSRSVVLASTLLRPVTTVLVWLGARIVPGAEDGAEAFVTEEAIRDLIDEAEGQSIEPAERAMIHSIFELSDTLVREIMVPRPDVVMVSELLPLGSVVEVILANGYSRIPVHHGEDRDDVSGVLYAKDVLQRIHSKGTEDGDWTDLIRDPYVVPELKSVDGLLRELQAEQVHMAVVVDEYGALAGIVTIEDVLEEIVGEIIDEYDSEEPLVEMLEEGRWRVDARLQIGELSDLAGTTLPDEEWDTVGGLLFGTLGHVPRPGETVEVDGLRLTADRVRGRRIAEVTVERIMDPEAVEAAEGMATAGRDSDA is encoded by the coding sequence GTGACCGCGCAGGGATGGCAGGGCCTCGCCGTCATCGTGCTGGTGCTGATCAGCGGCTGGTACGCCACCGCCCGGGCAGCCCTGGACCGCATGACCGTCGCCCGTGCCGCCCGGCTCGTCGAGGAGGACCGGGCGAGCGCCTCCCGCGTCGCCGCGCTGCTGGAGGACTCCGCGCGCAGCTGGGCGGCCCTCACGCTGCTGGTCGTCGTGCCCCTCGTGACCGCCGTCGCCATGATGACCGCGATCCTCGGGACCTGGCTGAACAGCGTCGGCTCGATCGCCGTGGCCGCCCTCGTCATGACGATCCTCGGCTACGTCGGCATGGAGCTCGTGCCCCGGTCGGTCGCCCTCCGCCGCGCCGAGGACGTCGCGTGCCGCATGTCGCGCAGCGTCGTGCTCGCCTCGACCCTCCTCCGTCCGGTCACCACCGTCCTGGTGTGGCTGGGCGCCCGGATCGTGCCCGGTGCCGAGGACGGCGCCGAGGCCTTCGTGACCGAGGAGGCCATCCGCGACCTGATCGACGAGGCCGAGGGCCAGTCCATCGAGCCGGCGGAACGGGCGATGATCCACTCGATCTTCGAGCTGTCCGACACGTTGGTCCGCGAGATCATGGTGCCCCGACCCGACGTGGTCATGGTGTCGGAGCTGCTGCCCCTCGGCTCGGTCGTCGAGGTCATCCTCGCCAACGGCTACTCGCGCATCCCCGTGCACCACGGCGAGGACCGGGACGACGTCTCCGGTGTCCTGTACGCCAAGGACGTCCTGCAGCGCATCCACAGCAAGGGCACCGAGGACGGCGACTGGACCGACTTGATCCGCGACCCCTACGTGGTCCCGGAGCTGAAGTCCGTCGACGGGCTGCTGCGCGAGCTGCAGGCCGAGCAGGTCCACATGGCCGTCGTCGTCGACGAGTACGGCGCGCTGGCCGGCATCGTCACCATCGAGGACGTCCTCGAGGAGATCGTCGGCGAGATCATCGACGAGTACGACTCCGAGGAACCCCTGGTCGAGATGCTGGAGGAGGGGCGCTGGCGCGTCGACGCCCGCCTGCAGATCGGCGAGCTGTCCGACCTCGCCGGCACGACGCTGCCCGACGAGGAGTGGGACACCGTCGGCGGCCTGCTGTTCGGCACGCTGGGCCACGTGCCCCGACCCGGCGAGACCGTCGAGGTCGACGGGCTCCGCCTGACCGCCGACCGTGTCCGCGGACGCCGGATCGCCGAGGTCACCGTCGAGCGGATCATGGATCCCGAGGCCGTCGAGGCAGCCGAGGGCATGGCCACCGCCGGCCGCGACAGCGATGCCTGA
- a CDS encoding cytidine deaminase → MPDTADTAGSTVAVDALDAADRALLDAARTFQARAYAPYSRFRVGAALRVADGPVVGGCNVENAAYPSTICAERAAVVAAVSAGHQRFEAIAVIGSGDGPTTPCGTCRQVLFEFAPELRVIAAGESGDVAVHRLADLLPHGFGPHRLEHG, encoded by the coding sequence ATGCCTGACACGGCTGACACCGCTGGGTCGACCGTCGCGGTCGACGCGCTGGACGCCGCCGACCGGGCCCTGCTGGACGCTGCCCGCACGTTCCAGGCGCGGGCATACGCGCCGTACTCCCGCTTCCGCGTCGGGGCCGCCCTTCGAGTCGCCGACGGCCCCGTCGTGGGTGGCTGCAACGTCGAGAACGCCGCCTACCCCTCCACGATCTGCGCCGAACGGGCCGCGGTCGTCGCCGCGGTGTCGGCTGGGCACCAGCGGTTCGAGGCCATCGCCGTCATCGGGTCCGGAGACGGGCCCACCACCCCCTGCGGGACCTGCCGCCAGGTGCTGTTCGAGTTCGCTCCCGAGCTGCGGGTCATCGCCGCCGGCGAGTCCGGCGACGTGGCCGTGCACCGGCTGGCCGACCTGCTGCCGCACGGCTTCGGTCCGCACCGGCTCGAGCACGGCTGA
- a CDS encoding prolipoprotein diacylglyceryl transferase: MLAELSWPIIERIHILGDFAVSPHGVFVAVGFLLGAQLMLKRAEVRGVARRPVTHVPDVISAIVTRAAIGGIIGARLFFVATRPSEFDLVEVLQVWNGGLSLLGGIAGGVILAVPYIVKHRLSLPLLLDSLAPGLALGIFVGRIGDLIIGEHLGDATDSPLGWRCTQQYVRDVGWVGPDPFTGPQVQGCFDTAVHQTALYDFLTGLVVLLLILALERRSRFDGFFGMTFGLAYGGGRIITDFARAADKDLIGPFTGTQLTGIALVVTAIAWLLVTKPWTTTPYAWVPGERAPWTRPEAFAAADAARRAAEDDEDGVLVSSTDTVPEGTAEGDPDEQD, from the coding sequence ATGCTCGCCGAGCTGTCCTGGCCCATCATCGAGCGCATCCACATCCTGGGTGACTTCGCCGTGTCCCCCCACGGGGTGTTCGTCGCGGTCGGCTTCCTCCTCGGCGCCCAGCTGATGCTGAAGCGGGCCGAGGTCCGCGGCGTGGCTCGCCGGCCCGTCACGCACGTGCCCGACGTCATCTCCGCGATCGTCACCCGCGCCGCGATCGGCGGCATCATCGGTGCCCGGCTGTTCTTCGTCGCGACCCGTCCCAGTGAGTTCGACCTCGTCGAGGTCCTCCAGGTGTGGAACGGCGGGCTGTCGCTGCTCGGCGGGATCGCCGGCGGGGTGATCCTGGCGGTGCCCTACATCGTCAAGCACCGGCTGTCGTTGCCGCTGCTGCTGGACTCCCTGGCACCGGGCCTGGCCCTGGGCATCTTCGTCGGTCGCATCGGCGACCTGATCATCGGCGAACACCTCGGCGACGCGACCGACTCGCCGCTCGGCTGGCGCTGCACCCAGCAGTACGTGCGCGACGTCGGCTGGGTGGGACCGGACCCCTTCACCGGCCCGCAGGTCCAGGGATGCTTCGACACCGCGGTCCACCAGACCGCGCTGTATGACTTCCTGACCGGGCTCGTCGTCCTGCTGCTGATCCTGGCGCTGGAGCGACGCAGCCGGTTCGACGGGTTCTTCGGCATGACCTTCGGCCTGGCGTACGGCGGCGGTCGCATCATCACCGACTTCGCCCGCGCCGCAGACAAGGACCTCATCGGCCCGTTCACCGGCACCCAGCTGACGGGGATCGCGCTGGTGGTCACCGCCATCGCGTGGCTGCTGGTCACCAAGCCGTGGACGACCACCCCCTACGCGTGGGTGCCCGGAGAACGGGCGCCATGGACCCGCCCCGAGGCCTTCGCCGCCGCCGACGCGGCACGTCGCGCGGCGGAGGACGACGAGGACGGCGTGCTGGTGTCGTCCACCGACACCGTGCCGGAGGGGACCGCCGAGGGCGACCCCGACGAGCAGGACTGA
- a CDS encoding DUF3152 domain-containing protein, with product MRTASVDRPAGPPARVLGGGGAGASRSVVATMALTLLVVLLAVAVPPPATSQTSIADQPALLPARVSDPVPAPNAVVAPGPVVIAAAVDGVEPDRVRFLVDGERASGPFVDPDGPLSARRGVEATLSPGPHEVGIEVDGRILRRWTVDVSGLAVEPVAADPSMVAARVTGASRTVVLVNPDHPAATAVMPAAVAVDARVLPVPRLEVPGEVWTALRDVGDDVRVLVAGDEAAIGEVVVGDLRDAGFAAVRLDAGTLESMSLAAADQLAALPESDPARAALDAVVVAPAAPVAVAVRAAETAARLGATVLLVDGAVPSPVSLARIAAARTVLASSDLSAEARTAVVEALGEGAVLSDDLLVSRRAGEALVVVDPARTDLGVVALRTAADNRAVLLGLDEGRAWVAAHRPDRVVLVGGTAAEAEALHAEWVDGVGQPGVEPLIDATDGLSVTLSADVPLERAEVHVDLLGFEWTGDVAVEDGRAVWTGGQRPRLPEALEPPGPGTPARIDVTALVGAGTARRHLRFVGQVELSPLTSVSSDGFLVAGGSSPVVGAGPLRTFSVEVERSTGLDVDAVAAEVTEILLDPRGWTADGTRSLQRIGSSAAADLRVVVARPETVDYYCGRVGLRTGGRVSCWDGFRAMLNLDRWNTGVAPFHSDVTVYRQYLVSHELGHGLGYGHEFCLRPGTLAPVMMQQTGGIGACLANGWPHPTVGNIVAVG from the coding sequence GTGCGCACAGCGTCCGTTGACCGACCGGCAGGCCCGCCCGCACGGGTGCTGGGCGGCGGCGGTGCGGGCGCATCGCGTTCCGTGGTCGCCACGATGGCGCTGACGCTGCTGGTCGTGCTGCTCGCGGTGGCGGTCCCGCCGCCCGCGACCTCCCAGACCTCCATCGCCGACCAGCCTGCCCTGCTGCCTGCGCGCGTCAGCGACCCGGTCCCGGCCCCCAACGCGGTGGTCGCCCCCGGCCCGGTCGTGATCGCCGCAGCGGTGGACGGCGTCGAACCCGACCGTGTCCGCTTCCTCGTGGACGGCGAACGTGCGTCCGGGCCGTTCGTCGACCCCGACGGTCCGCTCAGCGCACGTCGTGGCGTGGAGGCGACGCTGTCACCCGGCCCGCACGAGGTGGGCATCGAGGTCGATGGCCGCATCCTGCGACGCTGGACCGTCGACGTGTCGGGCCTGGCCGTCGAACCCGTCGCGGCGGATCCCTCGATGGTCGCGGCACGGGTCACCGGCGCCTCCCGCACCGTCGTGCTGGTCAACCCCGACCACCCCGCGGCGACCGCCGTGATGCCCGCCGCCGTTGCCGTGGACGCGCGGGTCCTGCCCGTGCCGCGACTGGAGGTGCCCGGGGAGGTGTGGACCGCCCTGCGCGACGTCGGCGACGACGTGCGGGTGCTGGTGGCGGGGGACGAGGCGGCGATCGGGGAGGTCGTCGTCGGCGACCTGCGCGACGCGGGGTTCGCGGCCGTCAGGCTGGATGCCGGCACGCTGGAGTCGATGTCGTTGGCCGCGGCCGACCAGCTGGCGGCCCTCCCGGAGTCCGATCCCGCCCGTGCGGCGCTGGACGCCGTGGTCGTCGCCCCTGCTGCGCCCGTCGCGGTGGCCGTGCGTGCGGCCGAGACCGCGGCCCGCCTGGGCGCCACGGTGCTGCTGGTGGACGGTGCCGTGCCGTCCCCCGTGTCCCTGGCGCGCATCGCCGCGGCACGGACGGTGCTGGCCTCCTCGGACCTCTCGGCCGAGGCACGGACTGCGGTCGTCGAGGCGCTCGGGGAGGGCGCGGTCCTCAGCGACGACCTGCTGGTATCCCGTCGGGCTGGCGAGGCGCTGGTCGTCGTCGACCCGGCACGAACCGACCTCGGCGTCGTCGCGCTGCGCACGGCCGCCGACAACCGGGCCGTGCTGCTCGGGTTGGACGAGGGCCGCGCCTGGGTCGCGGCGCACCGGCCGGACCGTGTCGTCCTCGTCGGCGGCACCGCGGCCGAGGCCGAGGCGTTGCACGCCGAGTGGGTCGACGGGGTGGGGCAGCCCGGGGTCGAACCGCTGATCGACGCCACCGACGGCCTGTCGGTCACGTTGTCCGCTGATGTCCCGCTGGAGCGGGCCGAGGTGCACGTCGACCTGCTCGGCTTCGAGTGGACCGGCGACGTCGCCGTCGAGGACGGGCGGGCCGTCTGGACCGGCGGTCAGCGGCCCCGCCTTCCCGAGGCGCTGGAACCGCCCGGACCGGGGACCCCGGCACGGATCGACGTGACCGCGCTGGTCGGGGCCGGCACGGCACGACGGCACCTGCGGTTCGTGGGTCAGGTCGAGCTGTCCCCGCTCACCAGCGTCTCCAGCGACGGGTTCCTCGTCGCCGGGGGCAGCAGCCCCGTGGTGGGCGCCGGACCGTTGCGGACCTTCAGCGTCGAGGTCGAGCGATCGACCGGCCTGGACGTCGACGCGGTCGCGGCGGAGGTCACCGAGATCCTGCTCGACCCGCGCGGCTGGACCGCTGACGGCACCCGGTCGCTGCAACGCATCGGCAGCTCGGCGGCAGCGGACCTTCGCGTCGTCGTCGCCCGTCCCGAGACGGTGGACTACTACTGCGGCCGGGTGGGCCTTCGCACCGGCGGGCGCGTGTCGTGCTGGGACGGGTTCCGCGCCATGCTCAACCTGGACCGCTGGAACACCGGGGTGGCCCCGTTCCACAGCGACGTCACCGTGTACCGGCAGTACCTGGTCAGCCACGAGCTGGGGCACGGCCTGGGGTACGGCCACGAGTTCTGCCTGCGTCCGGGCACGCTCGCCCCCGTGATGATGCAGCAGACCGGCGGCATCGGCGCCTGCCTGGCCAACGGCTGGCCCCACCCGACGGTCGGCAACATCGTCGCCGTCGGCTGA
- the rpe gene encoding ribulose-phosphate 3-epimerase produces MTSTPRPTLIVPSVLPADFANLGRDCVALEEAGVDRIQWDVMDGVFVPNLTFGPDTIAACRPLVDVPFEAHIMAERPEDMLPRYIEEAGCEIIILHPETLGQPHRVYQQVKQMGAKLGIALSPATPLTHVEHAIDLVDEIVLMTVNPGFGGQAYIASMEPKIRMTAEMIAASGREIDLEVDGGMNADTIAGAAGAGANVFISGSALWKYDSFAEGVTDLRTRANEARGL; encoded by the coding sequence ATGACTTCCACGCCGCGCCCCACCCTGATCGTCCCGTCCGTCCTCCCGGCTGACTTCGCCAACCTGGGGAGGGACTGCGTCGCGCTGGAGGAGGCCGGCGTGGACCGCATCCAGTGGGACGTCATGGACGGCGTCTTCGTGCCGAACCTGACGTTCGGCCCGGACACGATCGCGGCCTGCCGTCCCCTGGTGGACGTGCCGTTCGAGGCCCACATCATGGCCGAGCGGCCCGAGGACATGCTCCCCCGCTACATCGAGGAGGCGGGCTGCGAGATCATCATCCTGCACCCCGAGACGCTCGGGCAGCCCCACCGTGTGTACCAGCAGGTCAAGCAGATGGGCGCCAAGCTCGGGATCGCCCTGTCCCCCGCCACGCCGCTGACCCACGTCGAGCACGCCATCGACCTCGTCGACGAGATCGTGCTGATGACGGTCAACCCCGGCTTCGGCGGCCAGGCCTACATCGCGTCGATGGAGCCGAAGATCCGCATGACCGCGGAGATGATCGCGGCCAGCGGTCGCGAGATCGACCTCGAGGTCGACGGCGGCATGAACGCCGACACGATCGCTGGCGCTGCCGGTGCCGGCGCCAACGTCTTTATCTCGGGCAGCGCCCTGTGGAAGTACGACAGCTTCGCCGAGGGCGTCACCGACCTCCGCACCCGCGCCAACGAGGCCCGCGGCCTCTGA
- a CDS encoding MerR family transcriptional regulator — MGDSILDVMEQLVPIGRFSRMTRLSIKALRHYDRIGLLEPAEVDPSSGYRYYRLTQTRQAEAIRLLRGIDMSLDDIATLLADGTAPDVVDKLLDRHRERLAESVRVQQRRLTTVQRLITGKEPLVPYDVTTRTIDPITVVSIRRHTDKAGISTAIGESMHTLYATVMGSAAELAGAPTVLYHDVIDEEQSGDLEVALPIAEPAGPITVDGDMVRRVVDGGTVATTMHHGAYDEIGGAYHVLAGWIAEHGHTPSFPARELYLNDPSQVPEGEQLTEVQWPFE; from the coding sequence ATGGGAGACTCCATCCTCGACGTCATGGAACAGCTGGTACCGATCGGGCGGTTCTCCCGAATGACCCGCCTGTCGATCAAGGCCCTGCGGCACTACGACCGCATCGGCCTGCTGGAACCCGCGGAGGTCGATCCCTCGTCCGGCTACCGGTACTACCGGTTGACCCAGACGAGGCAGGCCGAGGCGATCCGCTTGCTGCGCGGGATCGACATGTCGCTGGACGACATCGCGACCCTGCTCGCCGACGGCACCGCACCGGACGTGGTCGACAAGCTCCTCGACCGGCATCGCGAGCGCCTCGCCGAGTCGGTCAGGGTCCAGCAGCGACGACTGACGACGGTCCAGCGCCTCATCACCGGAAAGGAACCCCTCGTGCCCTACGACGTCACGACCAGGACCATCGACCCGATCACCGTGGTCAGCATCCGCCGCCACACCGACAAGGCCGGCATCAGCACGGCCATCGGGGAGTCCATGCACACCCTGTACGCCACCGTCATGGGATCGGCGGCCGAGCTCGCCGGCGCACCCACCGTGCTGTACCACGACGTCATCGACGAGGAGCAGTCGGGCGACCTCGAGGTTGCCCTGCCGATCGCCGAGCCCGCCGGCCCCATCACCGTCGACGGGGACATGGTTCGTCGCGTCGTCGACGGGGGGACGGTGGCCACGACCATGCACCACGGGGCGTACGACGAGATCGGCGGCGCCTACCACGTGCTGGCCGGCTGGATCGCCGAGCACGGCCACACGCCGAGCTTCCCGGCGCGCGAGCTGTACCTAAACGACCCCAGCCAGGTGCCGGAGGGCGAGCAGCTCACCGAGGTCCAGTGGCCCTTCGAGTGA
- a CDS encoding DJ-1/PfpI family protein — translation MTIAALLLFDGCDVMDVTGPYEVLLTANRLASRWVVDVPFQVRTVSLDGRSVVAYGGLGLTPSHGALHDNHDAHQLIVPGLIDLEAGLGNRALLDGIARAGAHVDRVASVCTGAFLLDAAGLLGDGEATTHWEDVPALAEQRGRGVTRDDVRWAVDGDVVTSGGLSSGIAMALHLVEQVAGRPLAEATATQIDYVWTRERG, via the coding sequence GTGACGATCGCGGCCCTGCTGCTGTTCGACGGCTGTGACGTCATGGACGTCACCGGCCCCTACGAGGTGCTGCTGACGGCCAACCGGCTGGCCTCGCGCTGGGTGGTGGACGTGCCGTTCCAGGTGCGGACCGTCAGCCTCGACGGACGGTCCGTCGTCGCCTACGGCGGGCTCGGCCTGACCCCCTCCCACGGGGCGTTGCACGACAACCACGACGCGCACCAGCTGATCGTGCCCGGGCTGATCGACCTCGAGGCGGGGCTCGGGAACCGGGCGCTGCTCGACGGGATCGCGCGGGCCGGTGCCCACGTCGACCGGGTGGCCTCGGTGTGCACCGGCGCGTTCCTGCTGGATGCGGCCGGGCTGCTGGGCGACGGCGAGGCGACCACGCACTGGGAGGACGTCCCCGCCCTCGCCGAGCAGCGTGGCCGGGGCGTCACCCGTGACGACGTGCGCTGGGCCGTCGACGGTGACGTGGTCACCTCCGGCGGCCTGTCCTCGGGGATCGCGATGGCCCTGCACCTCGTCGAGCAGGTCGCCGGCCGGCCGCTGGCCGAGGCGACGGCGACCCAGATCGACTACGTTTGGACCCGCGAGCGGGGGTGA
- a CDS encoding rhodanese-like domain-containing protein, producing the protein MPYATDIPAAPAADLVRHYRARLAAETDCSDVHATLRDHPDRIVVVDTRSPEAFAAGHVPGAVNIPPERMTADGLGAHGDVLFVTYCWGPHCNGATKGAARIAELGFPVKEMLGGVWGWEMEGFALARLVAEVPA; encoded by the coding sequence ATGCCCTACGCCACCGACATCCCGGCCGCCCCGGCCGCCGACCTTGTCCGCCACTACCGCGCCCGACTGGCCGCGGAGACCGACTGCAGCGACGTGCACGCGACCCTCCGGGACCACCCCGACCGCATCGTCGTCGTCGACACCCGATCCCCGGAGGCCTTCGCCGCCGGCCACGTGCCCGGCGCCGTCAACATCCCGCCGGAGAGGATGACCGCCGATGGGCTCGGCGCCCACGGCGACGTGCTGTTCGTCACCTACTGCTGGGGTCCGCACTGCAACGGCGCGACGAAGGGCGCCGCGCGCATCGCCGAGCTCGGCTTCCCCGTCAAGGAGATGCTGGGCGGCGTCTGGGGCTGGGAGATGGAGGGCTTCGCGCTGGCGCGACTCGTGGCGGAGGTGCCGGCGTGA
- a CDS encoding helix-turn-helix domain-containing protein: protein MRDRPNDRLAILAYDHLKTFEFGIAVELFALDRPEVGRFYDVTVVAADPGPLRATGGFAVTADHGLDDARGVGTLVVPGWPMDDRPLDVAVHGLLHDTVASGGRVVGICSGAYALAAAGLLDGRRATTHWLFAEDLARRFPRVRVDPDVLYVDEDDVLTSAGSAAGIDAGLHLIRHDWGGQVAATIARRMVMPPHRDGGQAQYVSAPPPVAEDWLAGLQDWVVGNLDRPLSLADLADRVDVSPRTLTRRFERSLGTSPGRWVVQQRLARAQELLLADDASVEQVARAVGFGAAVTLRHHFRRHLRTTPTAYRARFGG, encoded by the coding sequence ATGCGCGATCGCCCGAACGACCGGCTGGCGATCCTGGCCTACGACCACCTGAAGACCTTCGAGTTCGGGATCGCCGTGGAGCTGTTCGCCCTCGACCGCCCCGAGGTCGGCCGCTTCTACGACGTCACCGTCGTCGCCGCCGACCCCGGTCCGCTGCGGGCCACCGGCGGGTTCGCGGTGACGGCCGATCACGGGCTGGACGACGCCCGCGGCGTGGGCACCCTCGTCGTCCCGGGCTGGCCCATGGACGACAGGCCGCTCGACGTCGCCGTGCACGGCCTCCTGCACGACACCGTGGCGTCGGGCGGGCGGGTGGTCGGCATCTGCTCCGGCGCCTACGCCCTCGCCGCCGCAGGGTTGCTCGACGGACGTCGTGCCACGACCCACTGGTTGTTCGCCGAGGACCTGGCCCGCCGGTTTCCCCGGGTGCGGGTCGACCCCGACGTGCTGTACGTCGACGAGGACGACGTGCTCACCTCGGCCGGGTCGGCGGCGGGGATCGACGCCGGCCTGCACCTCATCCGCCACGACTGGGGAGGGCAGGTCGCCGCCACGATCGCCCGCCGGATGGTCATGCCGCCGCACCGCGACGGTGGCCAGGCCCAGTACGTGTCCGCGCCCCCTCCGGTGGCCGAGGACTGGCTCGCCGGACTCCAGGACTGGGTGGTCGGCAACCTCGACCGGCCGCTGTCGTTGGCGGACCTCGCCGATCGTGTCGACGTCAGCCCGCGCACCCTCACCCGGCGGTTCGAGCGGTCGCTGGGCACCAGCCCCGGACGATGGGTGGTACAGCAGCGGCTGGCGCGGGCGCAGGAGCTGCTGCTGGCCGACGACGCCTCGGTCGAGCAGGTCGCCCGGGCCGTCGGGTTCGGTGCCGCGGTGACGTTGCGGCACCACTTCCGCCGCCACCTGCGCACCACCCCCACCGCCTATCGGGCTCGGTTCGGGGGATGA
- a CDS encoding acetyl-CoA C-acetyltransferase, whose amino-acid sequence MPEPVIVAVARTPIGRAGKGSLVDMRPDDLAAIAVQAAMDKVPELDHHEVEDLLLGCGLPGGEQGFNMGRVVATLLGWETVPGATITRYCSSSVQTMRMAAHAIKAGEGDVFVTAGVETVSRFVNGSSDTGPHNEKFADAEARTASMAEDGADSWAPPEGLPDIYIPMGQTAENVALLKGVSRERMDEFAALSQQRAVESQKNGFFDREITPVDLPNGTTMTQDDGPRPGTTAEKLSELKPVFRPDGRITAGNACPLNDGAAAVVVMSDTRAAELGIQPLARIISTGVTALNPEIMGLGPVEASKQALARAGMTIDDVDLVEINEAFAAQVIPSADDLGIEWDKLNVNGGSIAVGHPFGMTGARIMNTLLNGLQTADRTIGLETMCVGGGQGMAIVVERLH is encoded by the coding sequence ATGCCCGAACCAGTCATCGTCGCCGTTGCCCGCACTCCGATCGGACGTGCCGGGAAGGGCTCGCTCGTCGACATGCGGCCCGACGACCTGGCCGCCATCGCCGTCCAGGCGGCCATGGACAAGGTCCCGGAGCTGGACCACCACGAGGTCGAGGACCTGCTGCTTGGCTGTGGCCTGCCCGGCGGCGAGCAGGGCTTCAACATGGGCCGCGTCGTCGCGACGCTGCTCGGCTGGGAGACCGTCCCCGGCGCGACGATCACGCGCTACTGCTCCTCGTCGGTGCAGACCATGCGGATGGCCGCCCACGCGATCAAGGCCGGCGAGGGCGACGTGTTCGTCACCGCCGGCGTGGAGACGGTCAGCCGGTTCGTCAACGGCTCCTCCGACACTGGCCCCCACAACGAGAAGTTCGCCGACGCCGAGGCGCGGACCGCGTCGATGGCCGAGGACGGCGCCGACTCGTGGGCCCCGCCCGAGGGGCTGCCCGACATCTACATCCCGATGGGCCAGACCGCGGAGAACGTGGCCCTGCTGAAGGGTGTGTCCCGGGAGCGGATGGACGAGTTCGCTGCCCTGTCCCAGCAGCGTGCGGTGGAGTCGCAGAAGAACGGCTTCTTCGACCGCGAGATCACCCCGGTCGACCTGCCCAACGGCACCACGATGACCCAGGACGACGGTCCCCGGCCCGGCACGACCGCGGAGAAGCTGTCGGAGCTCAAGCCCGTCTTCCGTCCCGACGGTCGTATCACCGCCGGCAACGCGTGCCCGCTCAACGACGGCGCCGCCGCGGTGGTCGTGATGTCCGACACCCGCGCCGCCGAGCTCGGCATCCAGCCGCTGGCCCGGATCATCTCCACCGGCGTGACCGCCCTGAACCCCGAGATCATGGGCCTGGGTCCCGTCGAGGCGTCCAAGCAGGCGCTGGCCCGCGCCGGGATGACCATCGACGACGTCGACCTCGTGGAGATCAACGAGGCCTTCGCCGCCCAGGTCATCCCCTCCGCCGACGACCTCGGCATCGAGTGGGACAAGCTGAACGTGAACGGCGGCTCCATCGCCGTCGGCCACCCGTTCGGCATGACCGGCGCCCGGATCATGAACACGCTGCTCAACGGCCTGCAGACCGCCGACAGGACGATCGGCCTGGAGACCATGTGCGTCGGCGGTGGCCAGGGCATGGCCATCGTCGTGGAGCGCCTCCACTAG